The following proteins are encoded in a genomic region of Acetobacter oryzoeni:
- the mlaD gene encoding outer membrane lipid asymmetry maintenance protein MlaD: MRLMASAMAEKSRRSLTELLTGTFVLVAIGGMLVAAVVGEGRKTDTTGYQLNADFTHIDGLDIGSDVRLAGVTVGQVVRETVDPHTFKAHVTFTVRSDIHLSDDTAAIITSDSLLGGKYIALSPGGDDKTLKPGETVGQTQGSISLEQLLSKFIFSVTDTLTRANKAAPANGGGTGGNDLP, from the coding sequence ATGCGGCTTATGGCTTCAGCAATGGCAGAAAAATCTCGGCGTAGTCTTACAGAACTGCTTACAGGCACTTTTGTGTTGGTGGCTATTGGCGGCATGCTGGTGGCTGCCGTGGTGGGCGAAGGCCGCAAGACAGACACAACCGGTTACCAGCTTAATGCTGATTTTACGCACATAGACGGGCTGGATATTGGCTCTGACGTGCGGCTGGCAGGCGTGACAGTCGGGCAGGTGGTGCGTGAAACCGTAGATCCGCACACCTTTAAGGCGCATGTCACCTTCACTGTGCGGTCCGATATTCATCTTTCAGATGATACGGCAGCTATTATCACCAGTGATAGCCTGCTGGGTGGCAAGTATATTGCCCTCTCCCCCGGTGGGGATGACAAAACCCTTAAACCCGGTGAAACAGTTGGGCAGACACAGGGCTCCATCAGTCTGGAGCAGTTGCTCAGCAAGTTTATTTTCTCGGTTACGGATACCCTCACACGTGCCAACAAGGCAGCACCTGCAAATGGTGGTGGCACGGGCGGGAATGATCTGCCCTGA
- a CDS encoding DUF2155 domain-containing protein, producing the protein MRRTVPKAVACGVVLAAMPMLAQAAGTALAPPAVYAPDTWQGKNTAVVRVLDRLDAHVEVLSVPVGTTAHYKSLDITPSRCLQRPPTLSPDAAAWLALQDKHPNGATFQGWMLAAEPALGVFESPVYDVRMVRCEGADTEPMLPPLPKPVAPAAPPTSGSDTAPAPTGDNSSSNHAGNPDIPDAIPDKQETGGVY; encoded by the coding sequence ATGAGGCGCACAGTACCTAAAGCCGTGGCCTGTGGAGTTGTTCTGGCTGCAATGCCTATGCTGGCGCAGGCTGCCGGTACTGCTCTGGCACCTCCGGCAGTTTACGCACCTGATACGTGGCAAGGTAAAAATACAGCTGTTGTCAGGGTGCTAGACAGGCTGGATGCCCATGTAGAAGTTCTTTCTGTGCCAGTCGGTACAACGGCGCATTATAAAAGTCTGGACATTACGCCCTCACGTTGTCTGCAACGTCCCCCTACACTTTCGCCCGATGCCGCAGCATGGCTAGCTTTACAGGATAAACATCCCAACGGAGCTACTTTTCAAGGCTGGATGCTGGCAGCAGAGCCTGCATTAGGCGTGTTTGAAAGCCCTGTTTACGATGTGCGGATGGTGCGGTGCGAAGGGGCGGATACAGAGCCTATGTTACCCCCATTGCCTAAGCCTGTTGCACCTGCTGCGCCGCCTACATCTGGTTCGGACACAGCCCCAGCACCTACGGGTGATAATTCATCTTCCAACCATGCAGGCAACCCGGATATTCCCGATGCCATACCAGACAAACAAGAAACCGGTGGCGTTTATTAG
- the otsB gene encoding trehalose-phosphatase, which translates to MLGSLGAQDFRFHLPPLNETAFLLDFDGTLVDIAPTPESVVVPNGLLDSLRRLREACGDALAVVSGRPIDQIDHFLGDVPFAVAGEHGVAIRHRPGGPIERAALPTLPPEWLAQARDLLATLPGTRLEHKEGGFVLHYRAAPEAAETLRKAADEWVKQSKGTFLLLPAKMAWEIRPAGIDKGYAVSLLMESPPFTGRKPVFVGDDVTDEDAIAAVRRMGGVGLRIPSDFPTPSIFRAWLASLTGGSR; encoded by the coding sequence GTGCTAGGTTCTCTCGGTGCGCAGGATTTCCGTTTCCATCTACCCCCGTTGAATGAAACTGCCTTTCTGCTCGATTTTGACGGTACTCTGGTTGATATTGCTCCCACACCAGAATCTGTTGTGGTGCCAAACGGGCTTCTTGATAGCCTGCGCCGCCTGCGTGAAGCATGTGGAGATGCCCTGGCCGTTGTTTCTGGCCGCCCGATTGATCAGATTGATCATTTTCTGGGCGATGTGCCTTTTGCCGTTGCGGGTGAGCACGGGGTGGCCATTCGGCATCGCCCCGGTGGCCCTATTGAACGCGCAGCATTGCCTACTCTCCCACCTGAATGGCTAGCTCAAGCGCGAGATCTGCTGGCAACACTGCCGGGCACACGCTTAGAGCATAAAGAAGGCGGTTTTGTTCTGCATTACCGTGCCGCACCAGAAGCTGCAGAAACATTGCGTAAGGCAGCGGATGAATGGGTTAAGCAATCTAAAGGCACATTCTTGCTTTTGCCGGCCAAAATGGCGTGGGAAATTCGCCCTGCCGGAATTGATAAGGGCTATGCCGTTTCCCTGTTAATGGAAAGTCCACCCTTTACGGGCAGAAAGCCTGTGTTTGTAGGGGATGACGTAACGGATGAAGATGCCATAGCCGCTGTGCGTAGAATGGGGGGCGTGGGGCTGCGCATTCCATCTGATTTTCCAACACCTTCTATTTTTCGGGCCTGGCTGGCTTCCCTTACAGGCGGGAGCCGATAA
- a CDS encoding alpha,alpha-trehalose-phosphate synthase (UDP-forming) translates to MGRLVIVSNRVPAVRDRAQPAGGLAVALRDAVQGQECLWFGWSGQQIPDDEGEDRRVSIDTVENVTYATVDLTQSEYNGFYEGYSNGILWPLCHYRAGLMNYSRQDRHTYHAVNTMFAQKLAPLLKSDDLIWVHDYHLFPLGLALRELGIKCRIGFFLHIPFPPWSLMRALPGAEKLMRSLRAYDVMGVQTEDDARNVNEGFSAVGVPAQARVFPIGIDPESFQKQASSGLDNPEVQKLEKSLRGLPLIIGVDRMDYSKGLPERFRAYETFLRKYPEYRGKVIYLQITPVSRGSVPEYKMLREELDGVVGHINGTYGDFDWVPIRYLTHPVPRELLAPFFRLSRAALVTPLRDGMNLVAKEYVAAQDEEDPGVLILSRFAGAAPEMEDALLVNPHDADEVADALHKSLSMSLSERQVRWKRLKPDVWRVTAGSWARSFITALAEVRSE, encoded by the coding sequence ATGGGGCGTCTTGTTATTGTTTCCAATCGCGTTCCGGCTGTACGCGACCGTGCTCAACCTGCTGGAGGGTTGGCTGTTGCCCTGCGTGATGCCGTGCAAGGGCAGGAATGCCTTTGGTTTGGGTGGTCCGGCCAACAAATCCCAGATGATGAAGGGGAAGATCGGCGCGTTAGCATAGACACGGTGGAGAATGTAACCTACGCCACCGTAGATCTCACCCAGTCTGAATATAATGGATTTTACGAAGGGTATTCCAACGGAATCCTCTGGCCACTTTGCCATTATCGCGCCGGGTTAATGAATTATAGCCGGCAGGATAGGCATACATATCATGCCGTAAACACCATGTTTGCGCAGAAACTTGCTCCCTTATTGAAATCTGATGATTTGATATGGGTGCATGATTACCATCTATTCCCACTTGGGCTTGCGCTGCGTGAATTAGGCATAAAATGCCGTATCGGCTTTTTCCTGCACATTCCGTTTCCACCATGGAGTTTGATGCGGGCCTTGCCGGGCGCAGAAAAGCTCATGCGGTCTTTGCGTGCCTATGATGTGATGGGTGTGCAGACAGAAGACGATGCCCGGAATGTTAACGAAGGCTTTTCCGCTGTGGGTGTGCCTGCGCAGGCACGGGTATTCCCTATTGGAATAGACCCCGAAAGTTTTCAGAAGCAGGCTTCTTCTGGTTTGGATAACCCGGAGGTGCAGAAGCTTGAAAAAAGCCTGCGCGGTCTGCCGTTGATTATCGGCGTGGACCGTATGGATTATTCCAAGGGGCTGCCAGAGCGTTTTCGGGCGTATGAAACGTTCTTGCGCAAATACCCAGAATATCGCGGGAAGGTTATTTACCTTCAGATCACCCCGGTTTCTCGCGGCAGTGTGCCAGAATACAAGATGCTGCGTGAAGAACTGGATGGTGTGGTTGGCCATATTAACGGCACGTATGGAGATTTTGACTGGGTTCCTATCCGCTACCTCACGCACCCTGTCCCGCGTGAACTGTTGGCGCCGTTTTTCCGCCTTTCTCGCGCAGCGTTGGTAACGCCCTTGCGGGATGGTATGAATCTGGTTGCCAAGGAATATGTCGCGGCTCAGGATGAGGAAGATCCCGGCGTGCTTATTCTCTCCCGTTTTGCTGGTGCTGCGCCAGAAATGGAAGATGCGCTTTTGGTAAACCCGCATGATGCAGATGAAGTGGCGGATGCCTTGCATAAATCACTCAGCATGTCTCTTTCAGAAAGACAGGTGCGGTGGAAACGGCTGAAGCCAGATGTCTGGCGTGTTACGGCTGGCAGTTGGGCGCGTTCTTTTATTACGGCATTGGCAGAGGTGCGGTCTGAATGA
- a CDS encoding disulfide bond formation protein B has translation MRGSHASRPLALFLAGAALLALGVVWYTQHVLQIMPCELCLWERWPWRLLLGTAIVAAMLPDKVTRQLLWLTVPFMVADIGLSICHVGVEWQWWPSPLPACHAPHISGHTMAERLASMPLLPSKPCDAATYLVPEVPVSMAAMGGLYAAAVLWIFMVWRKKLERVTRRIFH, from the coding sequence ATGAGGGGGAGCCACGCATCTCGGCCACTGGCGCTATTTTTGGCAGGTGCAGCATTATTGGCGCTGGGGGTGGTGTGGTACACCCAACATGTTTTGCAAATTATGCCGTGCGAGTTGTGCCTGTGGGAGCGTTGGCCGTGGCGCCTGCTGCTTGGTACAGCCATTGTGGCTGCTATGTTGCCAGATAAAGTGACACGGCAGCTTTTGTGGTTAACAGTGCCTTTTATGGTGGCAGATATCGGGCTTTCTATCTGCCATGTAGGGGTGGAGTGGCAATGGTGGCCAAGCCCACTGCCGGCATGCCATGCGCCGCATATATCTGGGCACACTATGGCGGAGCGTCTGGCATCCATGCCTTTGCTGCCTTCCAAACCCTGTGATGCAGCTACGTATCTGGTGCCGGAGGTTCCGGTTTCCATGGCGGCAATGGGCGGCCTGTATGCTGCTGCCGTGTTATGGATTTTTATGGTCTGGCGTAAAAAGCTGGAACGTGTAACGCGTCGTATTTTCCATTAA
- a CDS encoding glycosyltransferase: MKCQDISMSLSGNIKKIDWSVFDATWYAEKYEDVLKFLGIEGAEALEAFYREKGPALRHSPNPYFDEDWYLRRYPAVADAVSKGEWQSGFDHYCRTGSSSHNPHWLFDREFYFKQQPALQPAVLEEAGFRNLYDHYLNVGDEQFLTGSWFFNPTAYLKSGHARIEGLGAFAQCVRNLEPEQGYGHRLSWYFDPEWYLETYPHVRKELDSGRWLSALHHYLSNSAPTDYNPNAYFSEEFYGSVNHDVSGAVESGNFRNFYEHFLRYGVHELRKPSANVDLEGYYRNAVVQKEVTRGDFPDAFAHYIAHNGRLEDDVAGLKESEALSKKLYHEMCQIRLPVLLNQTLDFTYDVPDLSVIIVAHNLFAMTMSALASLRANYNGQMQVIVVDSGSTDGVRHIERYVRGLDVVRFPGNVGFLLGCNAALEKVRGPFMLYLNNDTELMPEAIGNALARLRYKMKIGAVGGKLVRTNGLLQEAGSIVWRDGSVCGYLRDQRPDVPEANFVRSVDYCAGAFLMVRTSLLRQLGGFDTDYAPAYFEETDLCLRIHEAGFDVVYDPSVVVVHYEYGTSSFMSGASMIARNQDVFRRKHTAYLRQKSLNNPRMLIKARFSRQDQKRILFIEDRLPYRFLGSGFTRSNDIVRSMIAAGCQVTVYPVFRPTESQEDICMAFPDQTEVIWDRELPELEDFIKSRAGYYDAIWIARTHNADRLAPVLMDCADALTGTMVIIDTEAVSAPREYRKMELRGQTPENTVDDLLKHEFRHLFMAEKIIAVNSKDSKILNAHGFSNVHVLGHLQNASTWSPGWEERRNILFLGAMHDQDSPNVDSLAWFSGEVLPLLDDRLPEDVKFTVCGYVNPRVDLTPLLNNPRVVVTGRVEDVTPVYNSHRVFVAPTRYAAGIPYKLHEAAAHGIPIVATDILCEQVGWVPGEDMLCASISDAQGFADAIVRLYEDKQMWEKVHVRELKRISTENTQENYVKAIKEILEIS; encoded by the coding sequence ATGAAATGTCAGGATATCTCTATGTCTTTAAGCGGTAATATTAAAAAAATCGATTGGAGCGTATTTGACGCAACATGGTACGCAGAAAAATATGAGGATGTTCTGAAATTTCTGGGTATTGAAGGTGCAGAGGCATTAGAGGCATTTTATAGGGAAAAGGGGCCTGCGCTCCGCCATTCACCCAATCCATATTTTGATGAAGATTGGTATTTGCGGCGTTATCCTGCTGTTGCTGATGCCGTAAGCAAAGGTGAATGGCAATCTGGGTTTGACCATTATTGCCGCACGGGTTCTTCTTCCCATAATCCACACTGGCTTTTTGATCGTGAATTCTATTTCAAACAGCAGCCAGCTCTTCAACCTGCGGTATTGGAAGAAGCCGGATTTCGAAATCTTTATGATCATTACCTAAATGTGGGTGATGAGCAGTTTTTGACGGGGTCATGGTTTTTTAACCCAACAGCGTATCTCAAAAGCGGCCATGCACGTATTGAAGGCTTGGGTGCTTTTGCACAATGCGTACGTAATCTGGAACCTGAGCAGGGATATGGGCACCGTTTGTCCTGGTATTTTGACCCTGAATGGTATCTGGAAACCTATCCACATGTCAGGAAGGAACTGGATTCAGGGCGTTGGCTTTCTGCCCTGCACCATTATTTGTCTAATTCCGCACCAACAGATTACAATCCGAACGCGTACTTTTCGGAAGAGTTTTATGGCAGCGTTAACCATGATGTAAGTGGTGCGGTTGAAAGCGGAAACTTCCGTAATTTTTATGAACATTTTTTACGTTATGGTGTGCATGAACTGCGTAAACCAAGCGCCAATGTTGATTTGGAAGGCTACTATCGTAATGCGGTTGTGCAAAAGGAAGTTACCCGTGGTGATTTCCCAGATGCATTCGCGCATTATATTGCCCATAACGGCAGGTTAGAAGATGATGTGGCAGGGCTGAAGGAAAGCGAAGCTCTTTCCAAAAAGCTTTATCATGAAATGTGTCAAATTCGGTTGCCTGTTCTGTTGAATCAGACATTGGATTTCACATACGATGTGCCAGATTTAAGCGTTATTATTGTAGCGCATAACCTGTTTGCCATGACCATGAGCGCATTGGCCTCGTTACGTGCCAACTATAATGGCCAAATGCAGGTTATTGTGGTGGACTCTGGTTCTACAGATGGTGTGCGCCATATTGAACGTTATGTGCGTGGTTTGGATGTTGTACGTTTTCCAGGCAATGTTGGTTTCTTGTTGGGTTGCAATGCCGCATTGGAAAAAGTGCGTGGTCCATTCATGCTTTATCTGAATAACGATACAGAGTTGATGCCAGAAGCCATTGGCAATGCCTTGGCACGGCTACGCTACAAAATGAAAATAGGGGCCGTTGGTGGCAAACTTGTGCGCACCAATGGCTTGTTGCAGGAAGCAGGGAGTATTGTCTGGCGCGATGGTTCTGTGTGCGGTTATCTGCGTGACCAGCGGCCGGATGTGCCAGAAGCTAACTTTGTAAGATCCGTAGATTATTGCGCCGGTGCATTTTTGATGGTGCGTACATCTTTGCTGCGCCAACTAGGTGGCTTTGATACGGATTATGCCCCAGCGTATTTTGAAGAAACAGATCTGTGCCTGCGTATTCATGAAGCTGGGTTTGATGTTGTGTACGACCCTTCGGTGGTTGTGGTGCATTATGAATACGGTACATCCAGTTTTATGAGCGGTGCTTCCATGATAGCGCGCAATCAGGATGTATTTCGCCGTAAGCATACAGCATATTTGCGCCAGAAAAGCCTGAACAACCCAAGAATGCTGATAAAGGCCCGTTTCAGCAGGCAGGATCAGAAACGCATTTTATTTATTGAAGACAGATTACCCTATCGGTTTTTGGGGTCAGGCTTTACGCGTTCAAATGATATTGTGCGCAGCATGATTGCTGCAGGATGCCAGGTAACGGTGTATCCGGTGTTTAGACCCACAGAATCTCAGGAAGATATCTGCATGGCTTTTCCCGATCAGACAGAGGTGATCTGGGATAGGGAGCTGCCAGAACTGGAAGATTTTATTAAATCCCGCGCCGGATATTACGATGCTATCTGGATTGCACGCACGCATAATGCAGACCGTCTGGCCCCAGTGCTGATGGATTGTGCTGATGCCCTAACAGGCACAATGGTGATTATTGATACTGAAGCCGTATCGGCCCCGCGTGAGTACCGTAAAATGGAATTACGGGGGCAAACGCCAGAAAACACAGTAGATGATCTTCTGAAGCACGAATTCAGACATCTGTTCATGGCTGAAAAAATTATTGCAGTGAACAGCAAGGATTCAAAAATCCTTAATGCGCATGGTTTTTCGAATGTTCATGTTCTTGGGCATTTGCAAAATGCTTCAACATGGTCTCCCGGATGGGAAGAGCGTCGGAATATTCTTTTTCTGGGGGCTATGCACGATCAGGATTCACCTAATGTAGATTCTCTTGCCTGGTTTAGCGGAGAAGTGTTGCCATTGCTGGATGATCGTTTGCCAGAGGATGTTAAGTTTACAGTTTGTGGCTATGTAAACCCGCGTGTTGATCTTACGCCGCTTCTTAACAATCCACGCGTTGTGGTGACGGGGCGGGTAGAGGATGTAACCCCTGTTTACAATAGCCACCGAGTATTTGTGGCACCAACCCGATATGCGGCGGGCATTCCCTACAAACTGCACGAAGCCGCAGCACATGGTATTCCTATTGTAGCAACGGATATCTTGTGTGAGCAGGTTGGATGGGTGCCGGGTGAAGATATGCTGTGCGCCAGTATCTCAGACGCACAGGGTTTTGCAGATGCCATTGTCCGACTGTATGAAGACAAGCAGATGTGGGAAAAAGTGCATGTGCGTGAACTCAAGCGGATTTCTACAGAGAACACGCAAGAGAATTATGTAAAAGCAATAAAGGAAATTTTAGAAATTTCCTGA
- a CDS encoding NUDIX hydrolase yields the protein MTSIHDLLHFPIMKTSCHSCLPRSGVLAIVRRQNNFLLVRRANAPDAGLWGFPGGRIEPGETIFHAAERELLEETSLPAKATSVIDAFDSLHYDTDGKLAFHYIILAVRCEEHEHTQNPVQAGDDALEARWFSYQDISTLGARASARLHSLARQILKMEDPTHLI from the coding sequence TTGACCAGCATTCATGACCTTCTACACTTCCCGATCATGAAAACATCATGCCATTCCTGTCTCCCCCGCTCCGGTGTTCTTGCTATTGTACGCAGGCAGAATAATTTTTTGCTTGTTCGGCGCGCCAATGCACCAGATGCCGGGTTATGGGGTTTCCCGGGAGGACGGATTGAACCGGGAGAAACAATTTTCCATGCCGCAGAACGTGAATTATTAGAAGAAACATCCTTACCTGCAAAAGCAACTTCTGTAATAGATGCATTTGACAGCTTGCATTATGATACCGATGGAAAACTGGCGTTCCATTACATCATTCTTGCCGTAAGATGTGAGGAGCACGAACACACCCAGAACCCGGTACAGGCTGGTGATGATGCCTTGGAAGCACGCTGGTTTTCCTATCAGGACATCAGCACATTAGGGGCACGTGCCAGCGCACGGCTGCATAGTCTGGCACGTCAGATTCTGAAAATGGAAGATCCGACTCACCTCATCTGA